The genomic window TGGCGATTACCGACGGGGCACCCGAGGAGCAAGGCACCGTAAGCGGCTTAGAGCCCGCTGACGCCTGGCAGCGTTTCTGGGCGCGATCGTTCGATATTTATCTGTTTACTGTTGCAGGTGTTTTCCTGGTTGCCCAAACTCCGCAAGCCTGGCTAGAGCATGAAATATTCACGACTCTCGTCGGGCAGATCATTACTGATCTCCTGTTCCTCCCGATCGCTCTGTTCCTCGACGCGATCGTATATGCCTGTTTCGGCACAACGCCGGGCAAGGCGCTGGCGGGCCTTAAACTGCTAACGACGCACGGCGATAGGTTGACTCTCAGCCAAGTCATCCGCCGTAATCTCCAAATTTATATATTCGGTCTGGGGCTCGGGCTGCCAATTATTATGCTCTACTGCCTCTGGCAGCGATACAGCGAGTTGAGCGGCTGGCAGTTCACGCGATACGATACGGCTCTGGACACGCGTGTCTGGAGCACTGGTTCAGACTGGCGAATCTTCCTGGTCGCCGTTCCAACCATCGTGCTGCATTTTGTGTCCAATATGTAAAACCGGTTGGGCACCATGGGCCTTGTGGAGCGGCCCTAAGGGGCATTCCAATTATCCCGATAAGAAAGGGCCGCGCCCTCGGGGAAGGACACGGCCCTTTGTAACGAATAAAGGACGGGTAGGGGTCTTACTTCTCTTTGCCGATGGTTAAAGCAGCCGAGCCTGCGACAGGGATAGAGATAGCCCCCTTAGCTTCCAAGACCACGCGTGGCACTGCTCCGATCTTCTTCCCTGCTTCAAAAATTTTCTCGGAAATTGCGAGTAGGTCCGCGTCGGTGAAGGAGGTTGCGCCCGGTTGCAGGGTGACGGCCAGCGCGATGGACTTGTGGCCGTCCTCG from Pedomonas mirosovicensis includes these protein-coding regions:
- a CDS encoding RDD family protein, translating into MQNNTTDSLAITDGAPEEQGTVSGLEPADAWQRFWARSFDIYLFTVAGVFLVAQTPQAWLEHEIFTTLVGQIITDLLFLPIALFLDAIVYACFGTTPGKALAGLKLLTTHGDRLTLSQVIRRNLQIYIFGLGLGLPIIMLYCLWQRYSELSGWQFTRYDTALDTRVWSTGSDWRIFLVAVPTIVLHFVSNM